In Flavobacterium sp. GSB-24, the genomic window TTAATTAAAGATACGCAAAATTATAATGCGATTGCGCCTTCGCCAATTTTGTCGCAAATGTACTGACGATTCTGACAAAATACAACTAATTCGTCTTGAATAAATTGTAATACTTTTTCGGTAACGTTTTCGGGATAAAGGACATGCACATTTGCACCAGCATCCAGCGTAAAACAAACCGGAGTTTTAGTTTCGTTTCTAAATTTCCAAATTGCATTTATAATTTGCAGCGTATTTGGTTTCATCAAAATAAAATACGGCATCGATGTCATCATCATAGCATGTAAAGTCAAAGCTTCACTTTCTACAACTTTGATAAATTCATCTAAATTACCGTTTTCAAAAATCCTGATTAACTGATCTAAGTTTTCATGTGCCTGAGCAAAACGTCTTTCGGCGTAAGGGTGATTGTGCATTAAATCGTGACCAACTGTACTTGAAACTTGCTTTTCGCCTTTATCAACCAATAAAATGGTATCTTGATAATTCTTGAAGTTTTCATGAACAGTATATGGAAATTCAACTCCAAATAAATCAGTACTTCCTTCAATATTGGCCTGATTTCCCCAAACTACAACATTTCCTTTTACGCTTCTGCAAGCACTTCCAGAACCTAAACGAGCGAGAAAAGATGCTTTTTGATAGAAATAATCTTCTGTTATTTCTGGGTTCAGTAATTTCTCTAAACTCATAAAATTCATTGCTAGAGCTGCCATTCCAGACGCTGAAGAAGCAATTCCGGAACTATGTGGAAATGTATTCTGAGTGTCAATCGTAAAATGATAATCTTTCAGAAACGGAAGATAAACTTCAATTCTTTCTAAAAACTTTTGAATTTTCGGTTTGAAGTCTTCTTTTGGTTTTCCTTCAAAAAGTAAATCAAAAGAAAAATTTCCGTGGTTGTCTTTTTTTGAAAAGCCCAATTTCGTAATTGTTTTACAATTGTTAAGCGTAAAACTTACCGAAGGATTAGCCGGAATCTGATTGTCTTTTTTCCCCCAATATTTAACTAAGGCAATATTGCTTGGAGCGCTCCATTCAAAGTTTCCGTTTTCGATTGTTGAAGTATATGAATTTGGTATAAAATCAGCTGCTGTTAACATGAATTGTAAAATTTTGGCAAAGATAGTTTTTAAATTTTTTCACCATATAAGTTATTTAAGAAATATAAGTTGGGTTTTCTAAAATGAACTTATATTTCGTATATGGTTTAAAAATTTCTTTTGACTATTTTTGAATACAAAATTTAATGCAATGAATAAAATAGTTAAGATCGTAATCGCTTTAATCATTTGTTTAGCAGTAGGATATTCTGCAAGTTTGGTAACGAGACCAAGTGTAGAAAGCTGGTATCCGACTATTGAAAAACCAGTTTTTAATCCGCCGAACTGGATTTTCATGCCGGTCTGGACAATTCTTTACATTTTTATGGCAGTTGCTGCGGGATTAGTCTGGGATAAAATAAAAGAGCAGACAGAAGAAGTTAAAAAAGCACTTCTTTTCTTTATAATTCAACTTATTCTTAATGCAATTTGGTCGTATTTATTCTTCGGATTTAAAAATCCGATGCTTGCGTTAGTTGAAATTGCACTTTTATGGCTTATGATTTACGAAACTTATTTAAAGTTTACCAAAATCAACAAAACAGCTGGTTACTTATTGATTCCGTATTTGGCATGGGTTGGGTTTGCGACCATTTTGAATGCCAGTATTTGGTGGCTGAATAAATAGTTTTATTGACGGGATTCTGTTTTGAACTTCTTAAAAACGTCGCTTTTTGCATACAAAAAATCTATTGTAGTTAATACGTTATTGTTTTCTAAAAGTTTTTTAGATTGTGGATCTGCATCGCAAAAATCAATAAATAAATCAACTTCATCTACGTTTAATTTTAAATCTTTGGTAAAAAAAGAGGAAGGAATTGATGCAGCTACAAGTTTTTTGAAATTTATTTCAGGAACTTTCTTTTTAGGTGCTTCATTTTCTTTTTTGAATAAATCAGCAATGAAACCTCCTATGGCAATAAAATTCATACCATTGACAATGGTTCCGTCGTTAACTCCAGTATATTTTTGCAAAGAGGAAGAAGGGATTACATTCGAAT contains:
- a CDS encoding diphosphomevalonate decarboxylase, with amino-acid sequence MLTAADFIPNSYTSTIENGNFEWSAPSNIALVKYWGKKDNQIPANPSVSFTLNNCKTITKLGFSKKDNHGNFSFDLLFEGKPKEDFKPKIQKFLERIEVYLPFLKDYHFTIDTQNTFPHSSGIASSASGMAALAMNFMSLEKLLNPEITEDYFYQKASFLARLGSGSACRSVKGNVVVWGNQANIEGSTDLFGVEFPYTVHENFKNYQDTILLVDKGEKQVSSTVGHDLMHNHPYAERRFAQAHENLDQLIRIFENGNLDEFIKVVESEALTLHAMMMTSMPYFILMKPNTLQIINAIWKFRNETKTPVCFTLDAGANVHVLYPENVTEKVLQFIQDELVVFCQNRQYICDKIGEGAIAL
- a CDS encoding TspO/MBR family protein, which codes for MNKIVKIVIALIICLAVGYSASLVTRPSVESWYPTIEKPVFNPPNWIFMPVWTILYIFMAVAAGLVWDKIKEQTEEVKKALLFFIIQLILNAIWSYLFFGFKNPMLALVEIALLWLMIYETYLKFTKINKTAGYLLIPYLAWVGFATILNASIWWLNK